CGTACTGGAGGCAGACCCGGTACTTGAATCAGGAGGTCCGGGTCTTTAATACTGAAAAGCCTAACTCTCCCCATCTCACCATCTCATGTACCTCACAGACCATGACAGCTGCACTCCATCTCCACTGATGgtagaggaaaagagagacataGCATGTGAAGGATAAATGAGTTGTAAGGAAGAACTTCCAGAGCTCGGGGTAGATGATGGGCCAAGTATACTCTTTAGAATTGGCAATGGTCACATAGAACATGGAGATTTGATACTGTTTAATTCAGGGGTGGTTGTGAAGGCAGCATAGGATATTAGATAGAACATGGGCTTTAGACTTAGACTTGAATGTGATTCCTGTCCTGCTATCAGTGGGAACTTGGTAAGTTACTTAACACCTCTccaagactcagtttcttcatcactaaaataagtataataacatatataaagAGGCTATgtgttatataacatatataaagaggagaattaaattatattatgtGCCTAGGGTACAGTCTAGcctataatatattattaataaatgaTATCAGTCACTGTTATTGCAAGTCAGAGAAGGCAAAGGGTCAAAGATTCTAACTGGACCATGGAGTCTGACCAGTGATTTCTTTTCCCCCAGGAGAGCTAAGCCCTGTGTCTCCAATATGGAAGTTGAGAACCAGACACAGGTCACCAAGTTCATTCTGGTGGGATTCCCTGGGAATTGGGGCATGCGTGCAGCAATGTACCTGATGTTCCTCGTGGTATATATTCTCACAGTGGCTGAGAACGTGATCATCATCCTGTTAGTGCAGCAGAACCGGCCACTGCACAAGCCTATGTACTTCTTCCTGGCCAACCTGTCCTTTTTGGAGACCTGGTATATCTCTGTGACTATACCCAAATTGCTGTTTAGTTTTTGGTCTGAGAGCAACAGCATCTCCTTCATTCACTGTATGATACAACTTTACTTCTTCATTGCACTCATGTGCACAGAATGTGTGCTGCTGGCTGCTATGGCCTATGACCGTTATGTTGCCATTTGCCGCCCACTCCACTACCCCACCATTATGAGCAATGGGCTCTGCTTCCGCCTGGCTCTTGGTTCCTGGGCCATTGGTTTTGGCATCTCCTTGGCTAAGACCTGTTTTATCTCCCGCCTCAGTTTCTGTGGCCCCAATATCATCAATCACTTCTTCTGTGACATCTCTCCAGTACTTAACCTCTCCTGCACAGACATGTCCATAGCTGAGTTGGTGGACTTTGTCCTGGCACTGGTCATCTTCCTCTTCCCGCTCTCTATCACTGTCCTGTCCTATGGATGCATTCTGGCCACTGTTCTACGCATGCccacaggaaagcagaaagcgTTCTCTACTTGTGCTTCCCATCTCGTAGTGGTCACCATCTTCTATTCAGCCACTATTTTCATGTATGCCCGGCCCCGAGCTATCCATGCCTTCAACATGAACAAAGTTATTTCCATCTTCTATGCCATTGTCACACCTGCTCTCAACCCTTTCATTTATTGCCTAAGGAACCGAGAGGTCAAAGAGGCTCTGAAAAAACTGGCCTATTGCCAGGCCATCCGATCGGACTAGTCTATTACAAATAACTAGAAAGAAACGATTTGATTTGATGCCTGTCCTTTCATCCTCAGTCCTttctcctttaatgcctcagctGGATATTACTCATGTTAATATGACATCAGCTCATCCACATCAACCACAGGCTCTTGATTGTGTCGTGAGGTCTGCATCTGCGTGTGTGGTCTGTGCTTTAAGGGTTTACTCCCTGTATAGATAATTCTCTTTGGCTGTGACCCAGATGGGGTTTCTAGGACTGTGAGTAAATTCCTAACTGAGTTAAGTGGGGAGAGAGATGACAGTGTATGAGTTATCTGTGTGGGGATCTGCAAACATTAAGGGCTCTGGGGCCAACAGATTTGGTGAAGGCTTCCTGACTTCCCAGCTTCCTCACTGAGACAGAGGTTGCCATTTGGATGTTGAATTGGGAGTCAATCTGGATGGCAGAGACTAGAGACTGATCCTCTAGTCCTTCCAACACTTTTGATAAGCGCCCGGTTCCCTGTATTAAGTACATTTCTACTTCAAATAGGTAGAGTACTTTCTGTTATCTGTACATGAACCATACCttatacaattatattttgtCTTATGATATAACTTATACAGTTGCCTTGTACTGAATTTCATAGTTCCGTTCTAGATATCACAATATGTTTGTATCCTCTAGTGGATGAGCACATAATACatgattaataaataaatatcatcaAATATATCAATTGCTGAATGTAATTTGCCCTCATCAGTCTTCTTTTCTTCTGATCTCAATGCTGTCTCATTcctcatcatttttcttttacttccccTGGCCTTTGCTGTTTCATCATGCGTCTCATATATGAGTAACTAGCTCAATTTTAGGATTTGACAGATTTTCGTTCTATGCCACAGTGACTCTCAACTCTCCTACTTTACTGACACTCTACCTGTGTACACTAGTTCTTTTTGATCAAATGCGCCCACACACCCAAAGAAGGGTACATAGATATGCCCACTCTCATTTCATAGTTTTGCCAATGGCAAAGGGAACTATACTTTAAGCTGTATTCAATATAACATGCCAATGTCAGCAGGAATTTAAATCTTCCATTAGAACAGTTTAAAAATAGGATGGCTTTTAGCATTTGCCACATCTTTCACCCTAGAACAAATATCACTTTCAAGAATGTTTTGTCTGTCTTTTGAAGATTGAGGCATTAGATGGGATTCTTTGCTATATTTTACAAACTTCCAGAACAGAAGCTTGAGAAAGTAAATACTGTACAATCACAGACAGTGGAGAGCGTGGGTCAAaagcccaggtctcctgactctgaGCCCTGGGTTCTTTCTTAGCTCATGGGATCTCCCTAGAGAGAAAACACGATTCTTCAGCAAACTAAGTATGGAAA
The nucleotide sequence above comes from Diceros bicornis minor isolate mBicDic1 chromosome 3, mDicBic1.mat.cur, whole genome shotgun sequence. Encoded proteins:
- the LOC131422512 gene encoding olfactory receptor 6B1, producing MEVENQTQVTKFILVGFPGNWGMRAAMYLMFLVVYILTVAENVIIILLVQQNRPLHKPMYFFLANLSFLETWYISVTIPKLLFSFWSESNSISFIHCMIQLYFFIALMCTECVLLAAMAYDRYVAICRPLHYPTIMSNGLCFRLALGSWAIGFGISLAKTCFISRLSFCGPNIINHFFCDISPVLNLSCTDMSIAELVDFVLALVIFLFPLSITVLSYGCILATVLRMPTGKQKAFSTCASHLVVVTIFYSATIFMYARPRAIHAFNMNKVISIFYAIVTPALNPFIYCLRNREVKEALKKLAYCQAIRSD